One Rhodothermales bacterium DNA window includes the following coding sequences:
- a CDS encoding enolase C-terminal domain-like protein, with the protein MDRRELIKGIGLGAAASALGLRPSHAEALAGAPRGLPPVKITNVRAIATAPDGIELVVVKVETSEPGLYGLGCATFRQRAHSVVSAVNQYLNDFAVGRIADDIEDVWQSAYVSSYWRNGPVLNNALSGLDQALWDIKGKRAGMSVYQLLGGRCRFAVDTYAHAGGSTPEAVAEQVKGFMDQGFRHVRIQLGAYGAANLSGEPDFKRHGYGMPADSYMDRHYYLKMIPELFAHVREVCGDRVELLHDIHERLQPNDAINLVKALEPYRPFFIEDPFSPENIGFFRLLRQQTSVPLAMGELYNNPHEWIGPMSERLFDYIRIHISQIGGITPAMKVARLGEAFGVRTAWHGPGDVSPVGHAANAHIDLAVWNFGIQEAVRFSDRLREVFPGAPTMDNGYMIVNEAPGLGVDIDEVAAARYPIPEKVNTDWTQIRSHDGTPIRP; encoded by the coding sequence ATGGATCGTCGCGAACTCATCAAAGGCATCGGCCTTGGCGCCGCCGCCAGCGCCCTGGGGCTTCGGCCCTCTCACGCGGAAGCGCTCGCCGGCGCACCGCGCGGCCTCCCACCCGTCAAAATCACCAACGTCCGCGCCATCGCTACCGCACCCGACGGGATCGAACTGGTCGTCGTAAAGGTCGAGACCAGCGAGCCGGGGCTGTATGGACTCGGCTGCGCCACCTTCCGGCAGCGCGCGCACTCTGTGGTCTCGGCCGTAAATCAATACCTCAACGACTTCGCCGTCGGCCGGATCGCGGACGACATCGAGGATGTGTGGCAGTCGGCGTACGTCAGCTCCTACTGGCGCAACGGGCCGGTGCTGAACAACGCGTTGAGCGGGCTCGACCAGGCGCTGTGGGACATCAAGGGCAAACGCGCCGGCATGTCGGTCTACCAGCTCCTCGGCGGACGCTGCCGGTTCGCGGTCGACACGTACGCCCACGCCGGCGGAAGCACGCCCGAGGCCGTCGCAGAGCAGGTGAAGGGGTTCATGGACCAGGGCTTCCGACACGTCCGCATCCAGCTCGGGGCGTACGGGGCGGCCAACCTGTCGGGCGAGCCGGATTTTAAACGGCACGGATACGGGATGCCGGCGGACAGCTATATGGACCGCCACTATTATCTGAAAATGATCCCGGAGCTGTTTGCGCACGTCCGCGAGGTCTGCGGCGACCGCGTCGAACTCCTGCACGATATCCACGAGCGGCTCCAGCCCAACGACGCCATCAACCTCGTCAAGGCCCTCGAGCCCTATCGGCCGTTTTTTATCGAGGACCCATTCTCCCCGGAAAACATCGGCTTCTTCCGGCTGCTGCGGCAACAAACGAGTGTCCCGCTCGCCATGGGGGAGTTGTACAACAACCCGCACGAGTGGATCGGGCCGATGTCCGAGCGGCTGTTCGATTATATCCGGATCCACATCTCGCAGATCGGGGGCATCACGCCGGCGATGAAGGTGGCGCGCCTCGGTGAAGCGTTTGGCGTGCGGACCGCCTGGCACGGGCCGGGCGACGTGTCACCGGTCGGCCACGCCGCCAACGCCCACATCGACCTCGCGGTGTGGAACTTCGGCATCCAGGAAGCCGTCCGGTTCTCCGATCGGCTGCGCGAGGTCTTCCCGGGCGCGCCGACGATGGACAACGGCTACATGATCGTCAACGAAGCGCCCGGACTCGGGGTGGATATTGACGAGGTGGCGGCCGCTCGGTATCCGATCCCCGAAAAGGTAAACACCGACTGGACGCAGATCCGGAGCCACGACGGGACGCCGATCCGGCCTTGA
- a CDS encoding helix-hairpin-helix domain-containing protein, with amino-acid sequence MNPQKVNRSRLNRLTDLPNIGKASAGDLVLLGIESPEQLVGKDPFELYDRLCHLTGLRQDPCVLDVFISVTRFMAGDEPRPWWEYTEERKRLYIEADR; translated from the coding sequence ATGAATCCGCAGAAGGTAAATCGCTCCCGGCTGAACCGACTCACCGATCTGCCGAACATCGGCAAGGCAAGCGCCGGCGACCTGGTGCTGCTCGGCATCGAATCCCCAGAACAACTGGTCGGGAAGGATCCGTTCGAACTCTACGATCGGCTCTGCCACCTCACGGGGCTACGGCAGGATCCATGCGTGCTGGATGTCTTCATCTCTGTCACCCGCTTCATGGCCGGCGATGAACCGCGGCCCTGGTGGGAGTACACCGAGGAACGCAAACGCCTGTACATCGAGGCCGACCGATGA